From Alteromonas sp. BL110:
ATCGCAGTGTTGGAAAAACCAACTAATTCAGTCCTCTCATGACCATCTTTAACGTCTAAACTATATGTTTTTCTTCCTGTCCGTACACCTGTATGAGCAATTGAAAGTAAAAAGAATAAAAATGCCGATGTGACAATTGAAGTTGACTGCAAGTAAAGAAGCCCTCCACATGCGCACAGTGCTAACACACCGGATAATCGTAGCGTTGATTTTGCACTGTTATCAGCAAGCCTACCCCAAATAATCGAAGATAAAAGCGCAGCCGCAGCCTCAGCGCCTATATAAATCGGCAACAACTCTTGTGCATTTCCATTTCTTTCAATCATGAAATAGGGAGCAACGAGCGCCGAATGCACGAAAAGCCCCCTAACAAGAATAAATTTATAAACAGTAGAGTCAAAGTTAATACTAAATGCTTTTTTTTCGGCGCTACCGGTGTCCACACTTGTCTTGATGGGCCAAACACATACCAAGGTCAAAACAAAGGAAAGTAAACTTCCACTTAAAATTAGCAAAAGTATGTCTGAAGAGAGGTCGTCACCTACTATAACCAGAGGTATTGAGATTACGAGTGTAACCACCCCAGAAATAGTAGACGCCAACCCTATCAAATTTCCACGTTTCCCTTTTTTCGCGACATCTGCTTCCATATCTTTAACAGTTAATGAACACGCTGAACGACCTAAACTTAGAAATATAAGAGAGAACAGGAGCAAGGCGCCTGCTGTGAAGTTAGAAAAGAATATGACCGAAAGCAGCATACCCACCACTGCAAATGCTTGTATTGCCATGCCAATACGCCAAACGATATGCCGCTGCCCGTGATTTCGAAGATAGACGCTGATAAGAACTTGAGGGAGAAGCGCCCCCGACTCTCTGATAGGAACCAACCACCCTACCATCCAAAGGGGGGCACCGACACTTAAAAGCACTGCCGTCACGGTGGTCTTAGCTGATATTAATAGGTCGGCAAGCTTATTAAGCGAAAGGCCAGCAATAAGGAGATTTTTTTCTTTCATGGACGATGGCACGTACCGTAAACCAATTCGGTGTCTACGGTACTCTAGTATTTTCAGATCATAAAGTTGCGCGTATCACCCGTTGTTTTCAACCAGCACCTTAAGGTTTTCAAGCCCCATTTCGAAATCAGGGCCAACCATACTGTCCATCATCAACGCGAAATATTTGTTTACTGGATTATTGTCGACCGAACCTTCATCCCTCCAAGTTACTATAGAGCCGTCAACTGTAGATTCTATTTCGACCACACCGGATGAGCCCATGTCAAAATCAGGAAAATATAAACGATAGAGAACTCGTTTGTTATGTTCTAATTGCGTGATTTCCATCTCGCCATTCCCTTCCGTTTCACTTAGCCACTGTGAACGCATCCCAATAGCCCTATCTGGACCAGA
This genomic window contains:
- a CDS encoding MFS transporter; this translates as MKEKNLLIAGLSLNKLADLLISAKTTVTAVLLSVGAPLWMVGWLVPIRESGALLPQVLISVYLRNHGQRHIVWRIGMAIQAFAVVGMLLSVIFFSNFTAGALLLFSLIFLSLGRSACSLTVKDMEADVAKKGKRGNLIGLASTISGVVTLVISIPLVIVGDDLSSDILLLILSGSLLSFVLTLVCVWPIKTSVDTGSAEKKAFSINFDSTVYKFILVRGLFVHSALVAPYFMIERNGNAQELLPIYIGAEAAAALLSSIIWGRLADNSAKSTLRLSGVLALCACGGLLYLQSTSIVTSAFLFFLLSIAHTGVRTGRKTYSLDVKDGHERTELVGFSNTAIGVILLAFGGLYAALTPVLPFSVVYIMAGILLVAVVMTVILPSEK
- a CDS encoding SRPBCC family protein yields the protein MERKVSIDAEPSEIYPYVVDLKEWQKWGVWFKRDPNMKLDYSGPDRAIGMRSQWLSETEGNGEMEITQLEHNKRVLYRLYFPDFDMGSSGVVEIESTVDGSIVTWRDEGSVDNNPVNKYFALMMDSMVGPDFEMGLENLKVLVENNG